A segment of the Halovivax limisalsi genome:
ATCATGGTGAGCGCGACGAAGCCGGCGGCCATCATCGTCGGGTCGATGGTGAACATGAACGCGAGGCCGACGAACGCCGCCCAGAAGTACAGCCGCATCTGGGCGAGCCAGCGCCGCGAGACGACGCCCATCATGATCGCGAGCATGATAAAGAGCGGGATCTGGAAGACGATGGCGAGGAACGCGGTGAGGGTGATGACGAGGTTGAAGGTGTCGCCGAGGGCGTACTGGATCTCGGCGCTGCCCTCCGAGTAGTAGGTGAAGTACTCGAAGAGGACGGGGAGGACGAAGAAGTACGAGAAGAACATGCCGATCGCCGCGAGCACGACGCTCGTCGGCACGGCCGCGAGGTAGTACTTGCGCTCGTTCGGGTACAGCCCGGGACGCATGAAGAGGTACGTCTGGTAGACGAACGCCGGGATCGCGATGATAATCCCGAGTAACCCGGCGACCTTGATCCGCGTCAGCCAGAGTTCGAGCGGGTGATACAGGTGCGGCGGCCACTCCTCGTGCTGAGGGATGGCGTTCGTCCAGATGATGGTGATCGCGTCCGTCGCGAAGAGGATCCCGATGGCCGTCCCCGTCGCGGCGAACAGCAGGACGACCGCCAGGCGCTGGACCATCTCCTCGACGTGGTCCGCGAGCGGCATCTCCTCGTCGTCCGGCGGCTTCGAGAACCCGCCGTCGTCGACGCCCGGTAACTCCTGCTCCGGGGACCGATCCGGCACCCGATCGGCGATGTTGTCCGGGCGGTCGACGTGACCGCCGTCCGCGTCGACGCGCTGGGTCTCGTCGTCGGAGTCGGCGCCGGGGTCCGCGGGAGTCGAATCGTCGGTCCCGTCGGCCGTGTCGGCGTCGTCGGCCCCGCTGGTCGAATTTGCGCCGTCATTCCCGTCGGAGTCGTCCGGCTCGTCTTCGACGGTCGTGGAGGCCGTGTCGTCAGGCTCGTCGGACCCGGCGCCAGAATCGTCGGACCCGGCGTCGGGCTTCGATCCGTCGTCGGCGGTTGCCGAGGTCGCCTCGTCCGGTTCCGACGCGGCCTCGGTCGGCTCCGACGCCGCGTCGTCCGGTGCGGCGGCTGACGAGTCCGTTCCCGACGCGCCCTCGCGCGGCTCGTCGGGGCCGTCATCGGCCGTCGGCTCGTCCCGCTCGCCCGGCATCTATCCTCACTTGTCTCGGGGCCAGTTATAGGCCTTTTTCTTACGGTGGAGGCGAGCCACTGAGAACGTCCGACCACCGGCGCCGTACGCGTTCGACCGACGCGGATCCCGTAGACTCGAAAGGTTGATAACTGGAAGAAAGGTAGGGCCTCACAGTCAATGAGTTCCGTCGTCGACGAGGACACGGCCCGCGCGGTTCAGTCCGGCCGGGAAACCGTCGGTTCGATGATCTCCTCGGCCCAGGGCGACCTCCAGAAGATCTTCGTCGTCTTCCTCGTCGGCTTCCTGGGGACGTTCTACACCCTGCGGATCTGGATCTGGGACTTCCTGCGGGCGACCGCCAAGGCGGAGATGAACGACACGCTCGCGGGGGCGACCGACCTCATCACCCGGACGCCGTTCGAGGTCATCCTCCTGCAGGCGAAGATCGGCCTGCTCTTCGGCGTCATCGTCGCGATTCCGGCGTTCGTCTACTTCTCGCGGGACGCGATTCGCCGGCGGGGGTATCAGAGCGCCGTCCCGGTCTCGAAGTGGTTCGTCGCGGCGTTCGTCGCCGCCTCGCTCTCGCTGTTCTCGATCGGCGTCGTCTACGCGTACGGCGTCTTCTTTCCGTTCACCTTCCAGTTCCTGGGCTCGATCGCCTACAGCGCGGGCGTCAAGCCCAGCTGGGGGATCACCGAGTTCACCGAGTTCGTCGCCTTGCTGACGATCTCGTTCGGCCTTGCGGCGCAGTTGCCGCTGTTCATGGGCGTCTTCTCCTACACGGAGATCGTCCCCTACGAGACCTTCCGCGACAAGTGGCGCCACGCGATCGTCGCGATCTCGGTCTTCGGCGCGCTGTTCTCGCCGCCGGATCCGTTCACGTTGATCATGTGGGCCGCGCCGCTCGTCCTGCTCTACGGCTTCAGCCTCGGCCTCGCGAAGCTGATCGCGAACACGCGCCGTCGCGGGGCGGCGGAGGTCGGCAGCGGCGTCGAACACGTCAAGCGCCGCCTGCTGCAGTTCGTCGCGGTCGTGATCGCGACCATGCTGGTCGTCGTGGGAGCGCTCTACGCCGGTATCCGCGAACTGATCGCGACCGAAGTCATTCCGCGACTACCGTCGGCGCTGACGCCCACGGAGCCGACGTACTTCGACCGGCTGGTGATCGAACACGGCGAACTCGGGATGATCGCCGTCGGCCTGCTGGTCGCGCTCGGGGTCGGCGTCCTCATCCTGGGCGTTTTGACGATTCAGGTGCTGCGCACGCCGATCTACCCGCGCGAGACTCAGCTGATGACCGCGGAGACGGCCGCCGACGTCGACTTCGACGTCCTCGACGTCGAGGACGTCGAACGCGTGCCGGCGCCGGTCTTCGCCAGCATGTCCGAGGACGCCATGATGGACGTCGCCCGCGACGCGATGCTCGAAGACGACCGGGAGAAGGCCCAGGCCATCATCGACCGCTACGACGCCATCGATTCGGGCGAGGCGGGTGCCGAAGGGGCCGGGGCGGCTGCCGCCGGCGGCGCGGCCGATGCGGCGGGCGCCGACGAATCCGAGAGCGTCTTCGCGAGCACGGCGGCCGGCGTCCTCGATCCCTTCACCGAGGAGGAGACCACCGAGGAGGACATCGGCGGCTACGCCTACGACCTGGCGTTCATCGTGGACAGCCTGACCTCGCGGCTCATCTACATCGTCGGCCTCTTCATGGCCGTCCTCGTCGGCGTCTTCGGCTGGCTCTACGTCGGCGGGATCGGGGACGCGCTGGTGACGTTCGTCGACCAGGTCCCGGAGTCGGTCATCACCGAGATGGCGTCCCAGCAGGGTGTCGACCCGAGTAATTTCGACACGACGACCGCCCTCCTGCAGGAGCTCGGCTTCGTCATCGCCCTCCACCCCGTCGAAGTGCTGATCTTCATCGTGAAGGTCTCGACGCTCGCGGCGATCGTCGCCGTCCTCCCGCTGGTCCTGTACTTCGCCTGGCCGGCGGCCAAAGAGCGCGGCCTCGCCCGCGGGGATCGCCGCCTCTTCCTCGTCTGGGGTGGCTCCCTGGCCCTCGGCTTCGCCGGCGGGCTCGCGGTCGGCTTCTACTACATCGCCCCGGCGGTCATCTCCTATCTCATCACCGACGCGGTCGCCAACGGGATGGTGATCTCCTACCGCATCAAGAGCCTCTTCTGGCTGGTCATCTACACCACCGTCGGCGTCGGCTTCCTCGTCAACCTCGTCGTCACGATGGCGCTCTTTCACGTCGGCAACATCGTCTCCTACCGGACGATGCTCCGGTTCTGGAAGCCGATCGTGGTCTCGATCTGGTTCCTCTCGGCGCTGTTCAGTCCGCGCGGCCTGATCACGATGCTCGCCTTCGCCATCCCGCTGTCGCTGACGTACGTCCTCGGACTGGCCCTGCTGTACGTCCTGACCGCCGGTGGCCGGCTCTTCGGCGGCGGTGGTGGTCCGACGGCCGACGAGCCCGCGGCGGAGCCGGCGGATGCGAGCGAGTGACGACGGTTTC
Coding sequences within it:
- a CDS encoding twin-arginine translocase subunit TatC, which codes for MPGERDEPTADDGPDEPREGASGTDSSAAAPDDAASEPTEAASEPDEATSATADDGSKPDAGSDDSGAGSDEPDDTASTTVEDEPDDSDGNDGANSTSGADDADTADGTDDSTPADPGADSDDETQRVDADGGHVDRPDNIADRVPDRSPEQELPGVDDGGFSKPPDDEEMPLADHVEEMVQRLAVVLLFAATGTAIGILFATDAITIIWTNAIPQHEEWPPHLYHPLELWLTRIKVAGLLGIIIAIPAFVYQTYLFMRPGLYPNERKYYLAAVPTSVVLAAIGMFFSYFFVLPVLFEYFTYYSEGSAEIQYALGDTFNLVITLTAFLAIVFQIPLFIMLAIMMGVVSRRWLAQMRLYFWAAFVGLAFMFTIDPTMMAAGFVALTMIALFEGTLAILKWVGVE
- a CDS encoding twin-arginine translocase subunit TatC — translated: MSSVVDEDTARAVQSGRETVGSMISSAQGDLQKIFVVFLVGFLGTFYTLRIWIWDFLRATAKAEMNDTLAGATDLITRTPFEVILLQAKIGLLFGVIVAIPAFVYFSRDAIRRRGYQSAVPVSKWFVAAFVAASLSLFSIGVVYAYGVFFPFTFQFLGSIAYSAGVKPSWGITEFTEFVALLTISFGLAAQLPLFMGVFSYTEIVPYETFRDKWRHAIVAISVFGALFSPPDPFTLIMWAAPLVLLYGFSLGLAKLIANTRRRGAAEVGSGVEHVKRRLLQFVAVVIATMLVVVGALYAGIRELIATEVIPRLPSALTPTEPTYFDRLVIEHGELGMIAVGLLVALGVGVLILGVLTIQVLRTPIYPRETQLMTAETAADVDFDVLDVEDVERVPAPVFASMSEDAMMDVARDAMLEDDREKAQAIIDRYDAIDSGEAGAEGAGAAAAGGAADAAGADESESVFASTAAGVLDPFTEEETTEEDIGGYAYDLAFIVDSLTSRLIYIVGLFMAVLVGVFGWLYVGGIGDALVTFVDQVPESVITEMASQQGVDPSNFDTTTALLQELGFVIALHPVEVLIFIVKVSTLAAIVAVLPLVLYFAWPAAKERGLARGDRRLFLVWGGSLALGFAGGLAVGFYYIAPAVISYLITDAVANGMVISYRIKSLFWLVIYTTVGVGFLVNLVVTMALFHVGNIVSYRTMLRFWKPIVVSIWFLSALFSPRGLITMLAFAIPLSLTYVLGLALLYVLTAGGRLFGGGGGPTADEPAAEPADASE